A window from Halomicrobium urmianum encodes these proteins:
- a CDS encoding IS6 family transposase, with protein sequence MPKTDRLSGCLDLIELEFVEREATPRLLMKLSIQLHLAGLSLSNTVSFLEVFGVQRARSTVHNWVHKADLQPQDGREPDHVAVDETVIQLDDEHYWLYAAVDPDTNELLHTKLEPTKTNVLARAFFTELREKHDVDDAVFLVDGATPLKDACQRHGLDFRYERHGNRNSVERVFREIKRRTSSFSNCFSNAEADTADDWLKSFSFAWNQLI encoded by the coding sequence ATGCCAAAAACCGACCGCCTCAGCGGTTGTTTGGACCTGATCGAGTTAGAGTTTGTGGAGCGAGAAGCGACACCGCGACTACTGATGAAGCTCAGTATTCAGTTGCATCTGGCTGGACTCTCGCTTTCGAATACTGTCTCGTTTCTTGAGGTATTCGGTGTCCAACGCGCTCGGTCAACCGTTCACAACTGGGTTCACAAAGCCGATCTACAGCCCCAGGATGGGCGAGAACCGGATCACGTCGCGGTCGACGAAACCGTGATCCAACTCGATGACGAGCACTACTGGCTGTACGCTGCCGTCGATCCAGACACGAACGAATTACTCCATACAAAGCTTGAACCGACCAAAACAAACGTTCTCGCTCGTGCGTTCTTCACCGAGCTCCGCGAGAAACACGATGTCGACGACGCCGTCTTTCTCGTCGATGGTGCGACACCGCTGAAAGACGCCTGCCAGCGACACGGCCTCGATTTCAGATATGAACGCCATGGAAATCGAAACAGTGTCGAACGTGTCTTTCGAGAAATAAAACGACGGACATCTTCGTTCTCAAACTGCTTCAGCAACGCCGAAGCGGACACAGCCGACGACTGGCTCAAATCGTTCAGCTTCGCATGGAATCAGCTAATCTGA
- a CDS encoding DUF389 domain-containing protein produces the protein MRLIRVLVPDDDLDAVLDAFDEKGIDAVRQRAWRDGEEQWIVEAPVPTDAVGFVFDRLEAADVDPERYTVVGSLEVAMTPGSEALQDRFATDFDPLTRQELRAKADDISHDARSFLSLILLSAVIATAGLLVDSPAVVVGSMVIAPIVGPVLTASVGAITGDGQMLRNSVALQVAGLATAMLGAAAFAYGVKAAGFVPAGLDVGSIELIALRIAPSLLTVVIGLAAGAAAAFGIATKGPTSLIGVMIAAALVPAAATVGVAAVWDAPRIAAGSLALVALTLLVVNAGTIAVLRALGYGADEEWSVLPKGATRRALTAASVLALAVLVAGVGVATVQQIEYERAVDQQVEATLERPAYAGLEPISVRVQYAGVLPWGPNETVTVTLSRSGSGDPPSIAEAIDRRIANATDRNPRVRVEFVTYQVDSEANATANGTESTATVTP, from the coding sequence GTGCGACTGATCCGCGTCCTCGTCCCGGACGACGACCTCGATGCGGTGCTCGACGCGTTCGACGAGAAGGGGATCGACGCGGTCCGGCAGCGGGCCTGGCGCGACGGCGAGGAGCAGTGGATCGTCGAGGCCCCCGTTCCGACCGACGCCGTGGGGTTCGTCTTCGACCGGCTCGAGGCGGCCGACGTCGACCCGGAGCGGTACACCGTCGTCGGCAGCCTCGAGGTCGCGATGACGCCGGGCTCCGAGGCGCTGCAGGACCGGTTCGCCACGGACTTCGACCCGCTGACCCGCCAGGAGCTCCGCGCCAAGGCCGACGACATCAGCCACGACGCGCGGTCGTTCCTCTCGCTGATCCTGCTGAGCGCGGTCATCGCGACCGCCGGGCTCCTGGTCGACTCGCCCGCGGTCGTGGTCGGCTCGATGGTGATCGCGCCCATCGTCGGCCCGGTGCTGACCGCCTCGGTCGGCGCGATCACCGGGGACGGACAGATGCTCCGCAACAGCGTCGCCCTCCAGGTCGCCGGGCTGGCGACGGCGATGCTCGGGGCCGCCGCGTTCGCCTACGGCGTCAAGGCGGCCGGCTTCGTCCCGGCAGGGCTGGACGTCGGCTCGATCGAACTGATCGCGCTGCGGATCGCGCCGTCGCTGCTGACCGTCGTCATCGGCCTCGCCGCCGGCGCGGCCGCCGCGTTCGGCATCGCGACCAAGGGCCCGACGTCCCTTATCGGCGTGATGATCGCAGCCGCGCTCGTCCCGGCCGCCGCCACCGTCGGCGTCGCCGCCGTCTGGGACGCGCCCCGGATCGCCGCGGGGTCGCTGGCGCTCGTCGCGCTGACGCTGCTCGTCGTCAACGCCGGGACGATCGCCGTCCTCCGGGCGCTTGGCTACGGAGCGGACGAGGAGTGGAGCGTCCTCCCCAAGGGCGCGACGCGGCGCGCGCTCACCGCGGCCAGCGTGCTGGCGCTCGCGGTGCTCGTCGCCGGCGTCGGGGTAGCGACCGTCCAGCAGATCGAGTACGAGCGGGCGGTCGACCAGCAAGTCGAGGCGACGCTGGAGCGACCGGCCTACGCGGGGCTCGAACCGATCTCCGTCCGCGTCCAGTACGCCGGGGTGCTCCCCTGGGGACCGAACGAGACGGTCACCGTCACGCTCAGTCGTTCCGGGAGCGGCGACCCGCCGTCGATCGCCGAGGCCATCGACCGCCGCATCGCGAACGCGACCGACCGGAACCCGCGAGTGCGGGTCGAGTTCGTCACCTATCAGGTGGACAGCGAGGCGAACGCGACCGCGAACGGAACCGAGTCCACGGCGACAGTGACCCCATGA